The Prochlorococcus marinus str. MIT 1214 sequence TGGAACAATTCAAATCACAGTTGATCCAGATCAAGGTCAGGACCTTTTTAGAATCGCTGAAAGTCTAAGAAATGAGACTGTTCTTCAGATCAATGGATTAGTAAGAGCGAGACCTGACGAAGCTATTAATACAAAAATCCCAACGGGTGAAGTAGAAGTCTTAGCTAAAAATATAAAAATTCTCAATTCTGTCACGAGTACACTTCCTTTCTCAGTGTCAATTCATGATGAGGAGAGTGTTAAAGAAGAAATCAGGCTAAGGCATAGATATTTAGATCTTAGAAGAGAGAGAATGAATAATAATCTTCGATTGAGACATAGCACTGTCAAAGCAGCTAGAAGTTTTCTTGAAAACGAAGGATTTATAGAAGTTGAAACACCAATTTTGACTCGCTCAACTCCTGAAGGAGCCAGAGATTACTTAGTCCCCTCACGTGTATGTGGTGGTGAGTTTTTTGCTTTACCGCAATCCCCACAATTATTCAAACAATTGTTGATGGTTGGTGGAGTTGAACGTTATTACCAAGTCGCTCGTTGCTTTCGTGATGAAGATTTACGCGCAGACAGGCAACCAGAATTTACTCAATTAGATATTGAAATGAGTTTTATGGAGGAAAAAGAGATCATTGAATTAAATGAAAGATTAATTGTAAATATTTGGAAAAAAATTAAAGGGATTGATCTCCAAACTCCTTTTCCAAGAATGACTTGGCAAGAAGCTATGGATCGTTTTGGAACTGACAGACCTGATACTCGATATGGAATGGAACTTGTCAACACAAGTGATTTATTTTCCAAAAGTGGATTTAAAGTTTTTTCAAATGCTATTTCTTCTGGTGGATGCGTTAAATGCATCACCATTGAGGATGGAAATAATTTAATTAGTAATGTAAGAATAAAACCCGGTGGAGATATTTTTAGCGAAGCCCAAAAGGCTGGCGCTGGTGGACTAGCATTTATAAGAGTTAGAGATGATAAAGAAGTCGATACAATTGGAGCCATAAAAGATAATTTAACTACCTCGCAAATAAAAGAACTACTTTTAAAAACCCAAGCTAAACCTGGTGATTTAATCCTTT is a genomic window containing:
- the aspS gene encoding aspartate--tRNA ligase: MRNKTCGELRASAISANVQLCGWVDRRRDHGGVIFIDLRDRSGTIQITVDPDQGQDLFRIAESLRNETVLQINGLVRARPDEAINTKIPTGEVEVLAKNIKILNSVTSTLPFSVSIHDEESVKEEIRLRHRYLDLRRERMNNNLRLRHSTVKAARSFLENEGFIEVETPILTRSTPEGARDYLVPSRVCGGEFFALPQSPQLFKQLLMVGGVERYYQVARCFRDEDLRADRQPEFTQLDIEMSFMEEKEIIELNERLIVNIWKKIKGIDLQTPFPRMTWQEAMDRFGTDRPDTRYGMELVNTSDLFSKSGFKVFSNAISSGGCVKCITIEDGNNLISNVRIKPGGDIFSEAQKAGAGGLAFIRVRDDKEVDTIGAIKDNLTTSQIKELLLKTQAKPGDLILFGAGPTNIVNRTLDRVRQFIAKDLKIISDKELKTQWNFLWVTDFPMFEFNSDENRLEAIHHPFCAPKPEDIGESESLWKDKLPNSNAQAYDLVLNGLEIGGGSLRIHNSELQKTVLEVIGLSKNEAEEQFGFLIDALSMGAPPHGGIAFGLDRIVMLLSNEDSIRDTIAFPKTQQARCSMAKAPANVENKQLEDLHIASTWIDPESIDRN